One genomic segment of Flavobacteriaceae bacterium includes these proteins:
- a CDS encoding type II toxin-antitoxin system prevent-host-death family antitoxin translates to METVNYTDFRSNLKHWFDKVVNDVSDIIIKRKSGKDLVLISLDEYNSLKETTYLLTGKNRDILLNSIKELEAGKGIENDLIE, encoded by the coding sequence ATGGAAACAGTAAACTATACAGACTTTCGTTCAAATCTAAAGCATTGGTTCGACAAAGTAGTCAATGATGTAAGCGATATCATTATCAAGCGTAAAAGTGGTAAAGACCTCGTTTTAATATCATTGGATGAATACAACTCATTAAAAGAAACTACTTATCTGTTAACAGGGAAAAACAGAGATATTTTATTAAACTCTATCAAAGAACTGGAAGCAGGAAAAGGAATAGAAAACGACTTAATCGAATAG
- a CDS encoding Txe/YoeB family addiction module toxin: MKLTWSTSSWEDYLYWQKVDKKIVKRINELIKSCMRTPFEGIGKPEALKGDLQGYWSRRITSEHRLVYKYEKEQILIAACRYHYGK, translated from the coding sequence ATGAAATTAACGTGGTCTACATCTTCTTGGGAAGATTATTTGTATTGGCAGAAAGTCGATAAGAAAATAGTAAAACGAATTAACGAACTGATTAAAAGTTGTATGCGAACACCTTTTGAAGGTATAGGAAAACCCGAAGCTTTAAAAGGCGATTTACAAGGTTATTGGTCAAGGCGAATAACATCAGAACATCGATTGGTTTATAAATACGAAAAAGAACAAATCTTGATTGCAGCTTGTCGTTATCATTACGGAAAGTAA
- a CDS encoding tyrosine-type recombinase/integrase, translating to MKKLLLKNESFQYIEKSFREWLDILGYAESTVYNLPNHIRELFYYLEQNKINSINKLDNKLIKEHYNNLKLRSNDRKGGALSNGSLNKHLQALYKFTEYLRQTGRILLPTLNIDWENDDTKQIETLTTEEIQQLYKATQFYPKNIKHTRPEWYFEAIALRDCAMLTIFYGCGLRRNEGYHLTVDDINFDKQILHVRKGKANKERLVPFNKTNLKYLEDYVFDGRINLIKDKREPAFFINERGSRLTAQSMSIRLKLLQQRTDDLQLQQKNVRLHVLRHSIATHLLSNGMPLENISRFLGHNSLESTQVYTHLVESLDTQ from the coding sequence ATGAAAAAATTACTGTTAAAAAACGAAAGCTTCCAGTATATCGAGAAATCATTTAGGGAATGGTTGGATATTTTAGGTTATGCAGAAAGTACCGTTTATAACTTGCCAAATCATATACGAGAATTATTTTACTACCTCGAACAGAACAAGATTAATAGTATTAACAAATTAGATAATAAATTAATCAAAGAACATTACAACAATCTAAAATTACGAAGTAATGACAGAAAAGGTGGAGCATTAAGTAATGGCAGTTTAAACAAACATTTACAAGCATTGTATAAATTTACAGAGTATTTACGCCAAACAGGAAGAATACTATTACCAACTCTAAATATTGATTGGGAAAATGATGATACCAAACAGATTGAAACTTTAACGACAGAAGAAATACAACAACTCTATAAAGCTACACAGTTTTATCCTAAAAATATAAAACACACAAGACCAGAATGGTATTTTGAAGCAATAGCCTTACGAGATTGCGCAATGTTAACTATTTTTTATGGTTGTGGATTACGCAGAAATGAAGGCTATCATTTAACAGTAGATGATATTAATTTTGATAAACAAATCTTGCACGTTAGAAAAGGAAAAGCCAATAAAGAACGATTAGTACCATTTAATAAAACGAATTTAAAATACTTAGAAGACTATGTCTTTGATGGCAGAATTAATTTAATAAAAGACAAACGAGAACCTGCTTTTTTTATTAATGAAAGAGGAAGTAGATTAACAGCACAAAGTATGTCTATACGGTTAAAATTATTGCAACAAAGAACAGACGATTTACAATTACAACAAAAGAATGTACGCTTGCACGTTTTACGTCATAGTATTGCTACACATTTACTCTCCAATGGAATGCCATTAGAAAATATCAGTAGGTTTTTAGGACATAATTCTTTAGAATCTACACAAGTGTATACACATTTAGTCGAGAGCCTCGACACGCAATAA
- a CDS encoding tyrosine-type recombinase/integrase yields MAIKLGKTKDSRTRKKKVTEDAELELLQRLQNEKDQPEFIKYLLQKGYSIKSSERYLKDIELYKKWLNKENIIEEAVSYNDITHYIQSKKGKVKQITIQTVLASLKQYYNYLQELGFVAENPTVNIQIKGIKRKVLHNILSKQELEKIYFDYKNLKSESLSKNRNEIIVSLLVYQGLNTNDLQSLTIKDVKLREGKMFIKGSRRSNERTLKLEAHQILDFMEYQLKTRETILQETNKQTDLFFVTQGSSLKLQNVMQKLMQELHKQNSQVESVKQIRASVITGWLKVYNLREVQYFAGHRYVSSTENYLINDLEDLKEDINKYHPIN; encoded by the coding sequence ATGGCAATTAAATTAGGTAAAACTAAAGATAGCAGAACACGTAAAAAGAAAGTTACAGAAGATGCAGAACTGGAATTATTGCAACGTTTACAAAATGAAAAAGACCAACCAGAGTTTATAAAATATCTACTTCAAAAAGGTTATAGTATAAAAAGTAGTGAACGTTATTTAAAAGATATTGAACTTTATAAAAAGTGGTTGAATAAAGAGAATATTATAGAAGAAGCAGTAAGTTATAACGATATTACGCACTACATACAAAGCAAAAAAGGAAAGGTAAAACAAATCACGATACAAACTGTTTTAGCGAGTTTAAAGCAATATTATAACTACTTGCAAGAATTAGGTTTTGTAGCAGAAAATCCAACCGTAAACATTCAAATAAAAGGAATAAAGCGTAAAGTACTGCACAACATTTTAAGCAAACAAGAACTTGAAAAAATCTACTTTGATTATAAGAATTTAAAAAGTGAAAGTTTATCCAAAAATCGAAATGAAATTATAGTAAGTCTATTGGTTTATCAAGGTTTAAATACTAACGATTTACAAAGTTTAACTATCAAAGATGTAAAATTAAGAGAAGGTAAAATGTTTATAAAAGGCAGTCGTAGAAGCAACGAAAGAACCTTAAAACTGGAAGCACACCAAATCCTTGATTTTATGGAGTACCAACTCAAAACAAGAGAAACCATTTTACAGGAAACCAATAAGCAAACCGATTTATTTTTTGTTACTCAAGGAAGCAGTTTAAAATTACAGAACGTAATGCAAAAACTGATGCAAGAATTACACAAACAAAATAGCCAAGTTGAAAGCGTAAAACAAATACGAGCTTCTGTAATTACTGGTTGGTTAAAGGTTTATAATCTTCGAGAAGTACAATATTTTGCAGGACATCGTTACGTGAGTTCTACTGAAAATTATCTAATAAACGACTTGGAAGATTTAAAAGAAGATATCAATAAATATCATCCAATCAATTAA
- a CDS encoding helix-turn-helix domain-containing protein: MNTDFGYRLKVVREEKNLKREDVAKKIGTSAAIIGRYERNERTPSIDIAKNIAQALEVSLDYLVGDTSVLLKDKKMLYRIELLHKINPAYKDRILYMLDVMLKDAQNNTLQDKLA, from the coding sequence ATGAATACAGATTTTGGGTATAGACTTAAAGTAGTAAGAGAAGAAAAAAACTTAAAACGTGAAGATGTAGCAAAAAAAATTGGTACTTCTGCTGCTATTATTGGACGTTATGAGCGTAACGAAAGAACTCCATCTATTGATATTGCCAAAAATATTGCACAAGCTTTAGAAGTATCTTTGGATTATTTGGTTGGTGATACTTCCGTTTTATTAAAGGACAAAAAAATGCTCTACCGTATTGAGTTGCTACACAAAATAAATCCTGCCTACAAAGACAGGATTTTATATATGCTGGATGTAATGCTTAAAGATGCTCAAAACAACACACTGCAGGATAAGTTGGCCTAG
- a CDS encoding helix-turn-helix domain-containing protein, which yields MNTDFGYRLKVVREEKELKREDIAKKIGTSAAIIGRYERNERTPSIEIAKNIAEALEVSLDYLVGDTTVLLKDKKMLYRIELLQKINPAYKDRILYMLDVMLKDAQNNTLQDKLA from the coding sequence ATGAATACAGATTTTGGATATAGACTTAAAGTAGTAAGAGAAGAAAAAGAGTTGAAACGTGAGGATATTGCAAAAAAAATAGGCACTTCTGCTGCTATTATAGGACGTTATGAACGAAATGAAAGAACTCCTTCTATTGAGATTGCTAAAAATATTGCGGAAGCTCTTGAAGTAAGTTTAGATTATTTGGTGGGCGATACTACTGTTTTATTAAAAGATAAAAAAATGTTGTATCGTATTGAGTTACTACAAAAAATAAATCCTGCCTACAAAGACAGGATTTTATATATGCTTGATGTAATGCTTAAAGATGCTCAAAACAATACACTACAAGATAAATTAGCTTAA
- a CDS encoding ORF6N domain-containing protein has product MPDEVIINKIYVIRGQKVMLDRDLAELYGVETKQLKRQVRRNIERFPLSFMFELTKEENQELRSQIGTLKQGAHFKYPPFVFTEHGILMLSSVLNSELAVKMSVQIIETFVELRKLANNYEEIMSKIQQMESSYNEQFSEIYQVLQRLLSKPEEKPRTKIGYKK; this is encoded by the coding sequence ATTCCAGACGAAGTAATCATCAATAAAATATATGTCATCAGAGGTCAAAAAGTAATGTTAGATAGAGATTTAGCAGAGCTTTACGGAGTAGAAACAAAGCAGTTAAAAAGACAAGTAAGGAGAAATATAGAGCGTTTTCCTTTAAGTTTTATGTTTGAATTAACTAAAGAAGAAAACCAAGAGTTAAGGAGCCAAATAGGCACCTTAAAACAAGGAGCTCATTTTAAATACCCACCTTTTGTATTTACAGAACACGGAATTTTAATGTTATCAAGCGTTTTAAATAGTGAATTAGCTGTAAAAATGAGTGTGCAAATTATAGAAACCTTTGTTGAACTGCGAAAACTGGCTAACAATTATGAAGAAATAATGAGCAAAATACAACAAATGGAATCTTCATATAACGAACAGTTTAGTGAGATTTATCAAGTATTGCAACGTTTATTATCCAAGCCAGAAGAAAAACCACGAACTAAAATTGGTTATAAAAAATAA
- a CDS encoding tyrosine-type recombinase/integrase produces MKKLQLDNTNFQDLLKVFEKRKMDEGKSTSHITSVVNLSKEFLHFLESKSIIEIKNVTQGIIDDYFSYLKHRKNNRRLGGLSDAYIEKHREAVLRLMEFVQGVAVGQTSFFILKHHKQDIPKDILTVDEIASLFKQTDNSINGIRNKAILSILYGCGLRKGELHNLDMQDIDMSKDVIRVQKSKTATQRDVPMSPQVKTNIEMYLYTVRELLLAEYHHEVAFLLNNSGKRLSLNGIQKKIEGIAKYSTINKPITAHRLRHAIATHLLGDFSIEEIATFLGHRSIDSSQMYTHIKYTKAPKYL; encoded by the coding sequence ATGAAAAAATTACAATTAGACAATACAAACTTTCAAGACTTACTCAAAGTTTTTGAAAAAAGAAAAATGGATGAAGGGAAGTCTACATCTCATATTACAAGCGTTGTAAATCTTTCCAAAGAATTTTTACATTTTTTAGAATCTAAAAGCATCATTGAAATTAAAAATGTTACCCAAGGGATTATTGATGATTACTTTAGCTATTTAAAACATCGAAAAAATAACAGACGATTAGGTGGTTTGTCTGATGCTTATATAGAAAAGCATAGAGAAGCTGTACTTCGGTTGATGGAATTTGTACAAGGCGTTGCTGTAGGGCAAACCTCTTTTTTTATTCTCAAACATCACAAACAAGATATTCCCAAAGACATTTTAACCGTAGACGAAATAGCATCACTTTTTAAACAAACAGACAATTCTATTAATGGCATCAGAAACAAAGCCATATTGAGCATTTTATATGGCTGTGGACTTCGTAAAGGCGAATTACACAATTTAGATATGCAAGATATTGATATGTCAAAAGATGTAATACGTGTTCAAAAATCAAAAACAGCCACACAACGAGACGTACCGATGTCTCCACAAGTAAAAACAAATATTGAAATGTATTTGTATACAGTTAGAGAATTGTTACTTGCGGAATACCATCATGAAGTTGCTTTTTTACTGAACAATAGTGGTAAACGTTTATCTCTTAACGGCATTCAAAAGAAAATTGAAGGGATTGCAAAATATTCAACTATCAACAAACCCATTACAGCCCACAGATTACGTCATGCGATTGCTACCCATTTACTAGGTGATTTCTCCATTGAAGAAATAGCTACTTTTTTAGGACATCGTAGTATTGATAGCAGTCAGATGTATACGCATATCAAATACACTAAAGCACCAAAATACTTATGA
- a CDS encoding tyrosine-type recombinase/integrase gives MKKVESLDTQIMRKLPLKNKSFQYIEKSFREWLDILGYAESTVYNLPNHIRELFYFLEQNNINNINQLDNGIIKEHYNNLKLRSNDRKGGALSNGSLNKHLQALYKFTEYLRQSGRMILPTLNIDWENDDTKHIETLTTEEIQQLYKATQLYPKNIKYTKPHYFFEAIALRDCAMLTVFYGCGLRRNEGYHLRVDDINFDKQILHVRKGKANKERLVPFNKTNSKYLQDYVYDGRINLIKDKRESAFFINERGNRLTAQSMSIRLKLLQQRTHDLQLQEKNVRLHVLRHSIATHLLSNGMPLENISRFLGHNSLESTQVYTHLINQEDGN, from the coding sequence ATGAAAAAAGTCGAGAGCCTCGACACGCAAATTATGAGAAAACTGCCACTAAAAAACAAGAGCTTCCAATATATCGAGAAATCATTTAGAGAATGGTTAGATATTTTAGGCTATGCAGAAAGTACGGTTTACAACTTACCAAATCACATACGAGAACTCTTTTACTTTTTAGAACAGAACAATATCAATAACATCAATCAATTAGATAACGGGATTATAAAAGAACATTACAACAATCTAAAATTACGAAGTAACGACAGAAAAGGTGGAGCATTAAGCAACGGTAGTTTAAATAAACATTTACAGGCATTGTATAAGTTTACAGAGTATTTACGCCAAAGCGGTAGAATGATTTTACCAACCTTAAACATAGATTGGGAGAATGACGATACCAAACATATAGAGACTTTAACCACAGAGGAAATACAACAACTTTACAAAGCAACACAACTCTATCCCAAGAATATAAAATACACAAAACCACATTATTTTTTTGAAGCGATTGCATTACGAGATTGTGCAATGTTAACGGTCTTTTATGGTTGTGGATTGCGGAGAAATGAAGGTTATCATTTAAGAGTTGACGATATTAATTTTGATAAACAGATACTACACGTTAGAAAAGGAAAAGCCAATAAAGAACGGTTAGTGCCATTTAATAAAACTAACTCAAAATATTTACAAGATTACGTGTATGATGGTAGAATTAATTTAATCAAAGATAAACGAGAAAGTGCTTTTTTTATCAACGAAAGAGGAAACAGATTAACAGCACAATCAATGTCAATACGTTTAAAATTACTGCAACAAAGAACGCACGATTTACAACTACAAGAAAAGAATGTACGATTACACGTTTTACGTCATAGTATTGCTACACATTTACTCTCCAATGGAATGCCATTAGAAAATATCAGTAGGTTTTTAGGACATAATAGTTTAGAATCAACACAAGTTTATACTCATTTAATAAATCAAGAAGATGGCAATTAA
- a CDS encoding helix-turn-helix domain-containing protein — translation MLKTTHCRISWPSGHFINDNKLTLYKFSFDLMVNNLNFNIFNIIIISGVLHGVFFSLITLIQKKDKPDNITYLSLTVLFLSLSNLQYWVFDTLIIDRYEFLKYIYIPWQWLVLPMFYLYVYKFIGTRSIGFKKISLLIGPFVIIVFIHILQLLYKFAINTGYQIPSHFKRGVFVYLEFFSIIFNVLIMYFTYQLIVKHENDKSYNIHWVKSETNWLKKLIYIGLTICVFWLFAIVIVVVFNLNKSYFFYPMWIGISILVYWIGYVGLIKSKQLKERIELRKKRIRNFKSRLSKDKSEPKSFTRIKKLIVENKLFLDPNLNLTSLSKKLNLSEGYISKLINENTQLNFNDFINGLRVDEAKDILKNEDFDNYTILAIGLESGFNSKTSFYTTFKKYTDTTPNNFKKLVRDF, via the coding sequence ATGCTCAAAACAACACACTGCAGGATAAGTTGGCCTAGTGGTCATTTTATTAATGACAACAAACTCACCCTTTATAAATTTTCTTTTGATTTAATGGTAAATAATTTAAACTTCAATATTTTCAATATCATTATTATCTCTGGTGTTTTACATGGGGTTTTCTTTAGCTTAATTACTCTGATCCAAAAAAAAGATAAGCCTGACAACATAACTTACTTGTCTTTAACTGTTTTGTTCTTGTCTTTGAGCAATTTACAGTATTGGGTTTTTGATACTCTTATTATTGATAGGTACGAATTTTTAAAATACATCTACATTCCATGGCAGTGGTTAGTATTACCTATGTTCTACCTATATGTATATAAATTTATTGGAACTCGTTCAATAGGCTTTAAAAAAATAAGTCTATTGATAGGACCTTTCGTTATTATTGTTTTTATCCACATTTTACAATTGCTCTATAAATTTGCAATAAATACAGGCTATCAAATTCCTTCTCATTTTAAAAGAGGTGTATTTGTTTATCTAGAATTTTTTTCAATTATTTTCAATGTACTGATTATGTACTTTACATATCAACTTATTGTAAAACACGAGAATGATAAAAGCTATAATATTCACTGGGTCAAATCTGAAACTAACTGGTTAAAAAAACTTATATACATTGGGTTGACAATATGTGTCTTTTGGCTATTTGCTATTGTAATCGTAGTTGTTTTTAATCTAAATAAATCCTACTTTTTTTATCCAATGTGGATTGGAATTTCGATTTTAGTGTATTGGATAGGTTATGTAGGATTGATTAAATCCAAACAACTAAAAGAAAGAATTGAGCTAAGAAAAAAGCGAATTAGAAACTTTAAATCGAGACTTAGTAAGGACAAATCAGAGCCTAAATCATTTACTAGAATAAAAAAACTAATTGTTGAAAATAAATTATTTTTAGACCCTAATTTAAACTTGACAAGTCTCTCGAAAAAGTTAAACCTTAGTGAAGGCTATATCTCCAAACTAATAAATGAAAATACTCAATTAAATTTTAATGATTTTATAAATGGACTAAGAGTCGATGAAGCTAAAGATATTTTAAAAAACGAAGATTTTGACAATTATACAATACTGGCCATTGGATTAGAATCAGGATTTAATTCTAAGACAAGTTTTTATACCACATTTAAAAAGTACACCGACACTACCCCTAATAATTTTAAAAAATTAGTTCGGGATTTCTAA
- a CDS encoding tyrosine-type recombinase/integrase: protein MKTAFETFLIQRGILEKTAYKYNNYLNVFFKWCDNFSIDNASATLDDLYTYKRYCVEKGLSVNRTRQLLGVIKHYYQSIERQENPALLIQHKKRENTLPSRLLSEVQLKELYHSIEAKTYIQRRDKVMLGLVIFQGLKREELNALELNHLNLEEVTVYVPSSRRTNARTIELHPLQMAHLMAYMYEYRPRLLIETKKETNHLFFSMGNGFQVNNALQRKIKELKILFPSFESLTQLKESRMSIWVQEHGIRKAQYLSGIKYASSMLRYKTSDIEKLKTKLAIVHPMERLKL from the coding sequence ATGAAAACAGCTTTTGAAACCTTTTTAATTCAACGTGGAATTTTAGAAAAAACCGCATATAAATACAACAACTATCTCAACGTTTTTTTTAAATGGTGTGATAATTTTAGTATAGATAATGCATCGGCAACCCTAGATGATTTATATACTTATAAAAGATATTGTGTAGAAAAAGGATTGTCTGTGAATCGAACCCGACAGCTATTAGGGGTTATCAAACATTATTACCAAAGTATTGAACGTCAAGAAAATCCTGCACTCCTAATTCAACATAAAAAACGAGAAAATACATTGCCTAGTCGTTTATTATCAGAGGTACAATTAAAAGAGTTGTATCATTCTATTGAAGCTAAAACTTATATTCAAAGGAGAGATAAGGTAATGTTGGGCTTGGTTATTTTTCAAGGATTAAAACGAGAAGAGTTGAATGCTTTAGAATTAAACCATCTGAATTTAGAAGAAGTAACTGTTTATGTTCCATCTTCAAGAAGAACCAATGCGAGAACGATAGAATTACATCCCTTACAAATGGCACACTTAATGGCATATATGTATGAATACAGACCACGTTTACTTATTGAAACAAAAAAAGAAACCAATCATTTGTTTTTTTCTATGGGCAATGGTTTTCAAGTAAACAATGCTTTGCAAAGAAAAATTAAGGAGCTAAAAATACTATTTCCAAGTTTTGAATCTTTGACACAGCTAAAGGAGTCAAGGATGAGTATCTGGGTACAAGAACATGGTATCAGAAAAGCACAATATTTATCAGGTATTAAATATGCTTCTTCAATGCTTCGTTATAAAACGTCAGATATTGAAAAACTAAAAACAAAACTAGCAATTGTGCATCCTATGGAACGATTGAAATTGTAG
- a CDS encoding helix-turn-helix domain-containing protein, which produces MEPTQALLLASIKRIRKEKGLTQKDVAEGCGMLVPTYSRLERGGSNPSLASIVRIAAALGVAVVELFQSSDIKDRSLAQKLEMINSLSETDRGIVEILIDTVLEKSRLEQLQDVKMKKRLAELERVRKS; this is translated from the coding sequence ATGGAGCCTACACAAGCATTGTTACTCGCCAGCATTAAACGTATTCGTAAAGAAAAAGGACTCACACAAAAAGACGTAGCAGAAGGCTGTGGGATGCTTGTGCCTACTTATTCACGTTTGGAGCGTGGGGGTTCTAATCCGAGTTTAGCCTCTATTGTTCGAATAGCTGCTGCACTTGGTGTTGCAGTTGTAGAATTGTTTCAATCTTCTGATATTAAAGATCGTTCGTTAGCGCAGAAACTAGAAATGATTAATTCCCTTTCTGAAACCGACAGAGGTATTGTAGAAATCTTAATTGATACGGTATTGGAGAAAAGTCGTTTGGAGCAATTGCAGGATGTGAAGATGAAAAAACGTTTGGCGGAATTGGAGCGAGTGCGTAAATCTTAA
- a CDS encoding helix-turn-helix domain-containing protein: MMYSNDEELKKIFGKRIKQLRKEYKLSQSELSALTNIDKGSLQRIERGYNSTLKTFRKLANAFEITMSELFDFPKEDTKK; encoded by the coding sequence ATGATGTACTCAAATGACGAGGAATTAAAAAAAATATTTGGAAAGAGAATCAAACAACTTCGTAAAGAATATAAATTATCGCAATCGGAGTTGTCAGCATTAACTAATATAGATAAAGGTTCACTTCAGAGAATAGAAAGAGGTTATAATTCAACACTTAAAACTTTCAGAAAATTAGCCAATGCGTTTGAAATAACAATGTCGGAATTATTTGATTTTCCAAAAGAAGATACAAAAAAGTAA
- a CDS encoding tyrosine-type recombinase/integrase — translation MVIKLGKTKDSRTRKKKVTEDAELELLQRLQNEKDQPKFIKYLLQKGYSIKSSERYLKDIERYKKWLEKENITEQAVSYNDITHYIQSKKTKACGEQGRTIKQITIQTILASLKQYYNYLVELGFVKENPTLNVQIKGIKRKILHNILSKPALEKIYFDYKNLETCTERSRSSESLSKKRNEIIVSLLIYQGLNTNDLQNLIVKDVNLREGNIFVKGSRRSNERTLKLEAHQILDFMEYTLQVRQAILSETKKQTDLFFVTRGSSLKLQNVMQKLMQELRLQNKQVESVKQIRASVITGWLKVYNLREVQYFAGHRYVSSTEGYLINDLEDLQEDINKYHPIE, via the coding sequence ATGGTAATTAAACTCGGAAAAACCAAAGATAGCAGAACACGTAAAAAGAAAGTTACAGAAGATGCAGAACTGGAATTATTACAACGATTACAAAACGAAAAAGACCAACCCAAATTTATAAAATATTTACTTCAAAAAGGGTATAGTATTAAAAGTAGCGAACGTTATTTAAAAGATATTGAACGTTATAAAAAATGGTTAGAAAAAGAGAACATTACAGAACAAGCAGTAAGTTATAACGACATTACACATTATATACAAAGCAAAAAAACAAAGGCCTGTGGTGAGCAAGGTCGAACCATAAAACAAATTACAATACAAACTATTTTAGCAAGTTTAAAGCAATATTACAACTACTTGGTTGAATTAGGTTTTGTAAAAGAAAATCCAACATTAAACGTTCAAATAAAAGGAATAAAAAGAAAAATACTTCACAACATTTTAAGCAAACCAGCACTTGAAAAAATCTACTTTGATTATAAGAATTTAGAAACCTGTACTGAGCGTAGCCGAAGTAGTGAAAGTCTATCAAAAAAGCGAAATGAAATTATAGTAAGCTTACTTATTTATCAAGGATTAAATACAAACGATTTACAAAATTTAATTGTTAAAGATGTAAACTTACGAGAAGGCAACATCTTTGTAAAAGGCAGTCGCAGAAGTAACGAAAGAACCTTAAAACTGGAAGCGCATCAAATCTTGGATTTTATGGAATACACCTTGCAGGTGAGGCAAGCAATACTATCGGAAACCAAAAAGCAAACTGATTTATTTTTTGTTACCAGGGGAAGTAGTTTAAAGTTACAGAATGTAATGCAAAAACTAATGCAAGAATTACGCCTTCAAAACAAGCAAGTTGAAAGTGTAAAACAAATACGAGCTTCAGTAATTACTGGTTGGTTAAAAGTTTACAATTTACGAGAAGTACAATATTTTGCAGGACATCGTTACGTTAGTTCAACTGAAGGTTATTTAATAAATGATTTAGAAGATTTACAGGAAGATATTAATAAGTATCATCCAATCGAATAA